The following coding sequences lie in one Vanessa atalanta chromosome 1, ilVanAtal1.2, whole genome shotgun sequence genomic window:
- the LOC125064143 gene encoding uncharacterized protein LOC125064143, which produces MASIMCRFLVIFVTFVMADVHCCKRYRLGRRKPLCQPKSEISFVDKFEEKFHDITNKYMEFAASLQDSCKYNVIRINEVYGSESYVLKYHITVLKDATYDYNVKIYNRVLQLLVLEKDADGVRLIIEDYTILSDILNLEKAFWIHEMNTLKIIIPYIEFGQEKVKKCETVNRNVIKVPMLQYPEIDVRIDNESGDILDDEII; this is translated from the coding sequence ATGGCATCCATTATGTGCCGTTTTCTggtaatatttgttacttttgtTATGGCGGACGTACATTGTTGTAAGAGATATAGACTTGGTCGAAGGAAACCTCTGTGTCAACCTAAGTCAGAAATTTCATTCGTCGACAAGTTTGAAGAGAAGTTCCATgacataacaaacaaatatatggAATTTGCAGCGAGTCTTCAGGATTCCTGCAAGTATAACGTCATACGTATTAATGAAGTCTACGGCTCTGAgagttatgttttaaaatatcatatcacGGTACTTAAAGATGCAACATAcgattataatgttaaaatttataaccgCGTGTTACAATTATTGGTATTGGAGAAAGATGCAGATGGTGTTAGGTTGATTATTGAAGATTATACAATATTGTCcgatattttgaatttggagaAGGCGTTTTGGATTCACGAAATGAAtacactgaaaataattataccgTACATTGAGTTCGGCCAAGAAAAAGTCAAGAAGTGTGAGACTGTCAACAGAAATGTCATTAAAGTGCCAATGCTACAATATCCAGAAATTGATGTGAGAATCGATAATGAGTCAGGTGATATTCTTGacgatgaaattatttaa